The following coding sequences lie in one Alosa sapidissima isolate fAloSap1 chromosome 15, fAloSap1.pri, whole genome shotgun sequence genomic window:
- the LOC121683404 gene encoding rab proteins geranylgeranyltransferase component A 1-like, which yields MASDNLPSEFDVVILGTGLTESIIASACSRVGQKVLHIDRRNYYSSKWAGFNFNSLLSWIEEHKAQQGAQSKDDCAEWRNKLVDGEEALLISADDSFIANLEVFCYASLEAEEEEKEEVAEAAPSFAEPEEGTKGEAEGSLDVTQETAATGETQHTPVDGVQEEGVSQDASQEDEAEEKKDQQEDSTASPVKEVKKKITYAHLVKEGRRFNIDLVSKMIYSRGSLVDLLIQSKVSRYTEFKIVTRILTYRNGRVEQVPCSRADVFASKQLTMVEKRMLMKFLTFCLDFEQHPEEYKEASDQLFWEFLQTKKLTENLQHFVLYSIAMVTKETRTEDGLKATQHFLRCLGRYGNTPFLFPLYGLGEIPQCFCRMSAVFGGIYCLRHSVQCLVVDKETNSCKAVIDTQGQRISCTHFVVEDGFVREQWKSTDERYISRAVLITDRSVLPADSEQQISLLTVPPLKQGGSAVHMVELCSSSMTCMPGTFLVHLTCSSKGTAQEDLEPLVSKMFYVPPSPGEELAEGDERSGQPTVLWALYFNMLDTSRMDGSSSNSGFDLPSNVHVCIGPDVTLGCDFSIKLAEKIFRQLLPDEEFCPPAPDPEDIIYEGEAPQGEGSGFEQETSKTEGSSLQSEGEGLESQSETEKEAGEMETPAQKAPEEVLKEDTSPSEE from the coding sequence ATGGCATCCGACAACCTTCCATCCGAGTTTGATGTTGTCATACTTGGCACGGGCCTCACAGAGTCTATCATAGCATCAGCCTGTTCTAGGGTGGGGCAGAAGGTGCTGCACATTGACCGGCGGAACTACTATTCAAGCAAATGGGCTGGCTTCAACTTCAACAGCCTGCTGTCCTGGATTGAGGAGCACAAGGCTCAGCAGGGAGCCCAGAGCAAAGATGACTGTGCAGAGTGGAGGAATAAACTGGTTGACGGGGAGGAGGCTTTGCTCATCAGTGCTGATGACTCTTTCATCGCCAACCTAGAGGTTTTCTGTTATGCCAGTTTAGAGGCtgaagaggaggaaaaggaagaAGTGGCTGAGGCAGCACCTTCATTTGCAGAACCTGAAGAGGGAACAAAGGGGGAGGCGGAAGGCAGTCTTGATGTCACACAGGAAACCGCAGCCACCGGTGAAACTCAACACACCCCAGTAGATGGTGTTCAAGAGGAAGGAGTCTCTCAAGATGCCAGCCAAGAAGATGAGGCGGAGGAAAAGAAAGACCAACAAGAGGACTCCACAGCAAGTCCAGTTAAGGAGGTGAAGAAGAAAATCACCTACGCTCATCTAGTGAAAGAAGGACGCAGGTTCAACATTGACCTGGTGTCTAAGATGATCTACTCTCGCGGCAGCCTGGTCGATCTCCTGATCCAGTCCAAAGTCAGCCGCTACACCGAGTTCAAAATCGTCACCCGCATCTTGACCTACCGCAACGGCAGGGTGGAACAGGTGCCGTGTTCACGGGCTGATGTGTTCGCTAGCAAGCAGCTGACTATGGTGGAGAAGCGCATGCTGATGAAGTTCCTCACCTTCTGCCTGGACTTCGAGCAGCATCCAGAAGAGTATAAAGAGGCGTCTGACCAGCTGTTCTGGGAGTTCCTCCAAACCAAGAAGCTCACGGAGAACCTCCAACATTTCGTCCTCTACTCTATCGCCATGGTGACGAAGGAGACGCGTACTGAGGATGGCCTCAAGGCCACACAGCACTTCCTGCGCTGCCTGGGTCGCTACGGCAACACGCCCTTCCTGTTCCCCTTGTATGGTCTAGGTGAGATACCACAGTGCTTTTGCAGGATGAGTGCCGTGTTCGGAGGGATCTATTGCCTGCGCCACTCCGTCCAGTGTTTGGTAGTGGACAAGGAAACAAACAGCTGCAAAGCTGTTATCGACACGCAAGGCCAGCGAATCAGCTGCACCCATTTTGTGGTGGAGGACGGCTTTGTGAGAGAACAGTGGAAGAGCACGGATGAGAGGTACATCTCCAGGGCAGTCCTCATCACTGACCGGTCGGTGCTGCCAGCTGATTCTGAGCAACAGATCTCCCTGTTGACGGTTCCTCCTCTAAAACAGGGCGGCTCAGCAGTCCACATGGTCGagctctgctcctcctccatgACCTGCATGCCCGGTACCTTCCTGGTGCATCTCACCTGCTCCTCCAAAGGAACCGCCCAGGAGGACCTAGAGCCCCTCGTTTCCAAAATGTTCTACGTGCCCCCCAGCCCCGGCGAGGAACTTGCAGAAGGCGATGAGAGGAGTGGCCAGCCAACAGTGTTGTGGGCATTGTACTTCAACATGCTGGACACCTCCAGGATGGACGGCAGCAGCAGTAACAGCGGCTTTGATTTGCCCAGCAACGTGCATGTCTGCATTGGCCCCGACGTGACCCTAGGGTGCGACTTCTCCATCAAGCTGGCTGAGAAGATTTTCCGCCAGCTTCTGCCAGATGAGGAGTTCTGCCCACCTGCCCCCGACCCAGAGGACATCATATATGAGGGCGAAGCACCCCAGGGGGAAGGCTCGGGATTCGAACAGGAGACTTCCAAGACCGAGGGCTCCAGTCTCCAAAGTGAAGGTGAGGGCTTGGAGAGCCAGTCAGAGACTGAGAAAGAGGCAGGAGAAATGGAGACTCCTGCCCAGAAAGCCCCTGAAGAAGTCCTGAAAGAGGACACCTCCCCATCTGAAGAGTAG